One Camelina sativa cultivar DH55 chromosome 3, Cs, whole genome shotgun sequence genomic window carries:
- the LOC104776263 gene encoding F-box protein SKP2A-like → MVMVGEETSSMEVDQCFLKMKMEGVSIKEWKDIPVELLIRILSLVDDRNVIVASGVCSGWRDAISLGLTRLCLSWCNNNMNRLVLSLAPKVAKLQTLILRQDKPQLEDNAVEAIANHCHELQELDLSKSLRLTDRSLYALAHGCPDLTKLNLSGCTSFSDTAIAYLTRFCRKLKVLNLCGCVNAVSDYALEAIGNNCNQMQSLNLGWCENISDEGVMSLAYGCPDLRTLDLCGCVLITDESVVALADWCVHLRSLGLYYCRNITDRAMYSLAQSGVKNKPGSWKSVKKGKYDEEGLRSLNISQCTALTPSAVQAVCDTFPALHTCSGRHSLVMSGCLNLTSVHCACILQAHRAHNPVPHPAH, encoded by the exons atGGTGATGGTTGGAGAAGAAACATCATCCATGGAAGTTGACCAGTGTTTTCTTAAGATGAAGATGGAAGGGGTTTCGATCAAAGAGTGGAAAGACATCCCTGTGGAGCTTCTGATAAGGATTCTTTCTCTTGTTGATGATCGTAATGTCATTGTTGCTTCTGGTGTTTGCTCTGGCTGGAGAGATGCTATCTCTCTTGGCCTCACTCGCCTCTGTCTCTCTTG GTGCAACAACAACATGAACAGATTGGTTCTTTCTCTTGCTCCCAAGGTCGCAAAGCTGCAGACTTTAATACTGCGGCAGGACAAACCACAGCTAGAGGACAATGCAGTGGAGGCCATAGCAAATCACTGCCATGAGCTACAAGAGCTTGATCTCAGCAAAAGTTTGAGACTTACCGATCGTTCCCTCTATGCACTTGCTCATGGTTGTCCTGACCTCACAAAACTCAACCTTAGCGGATGCACTTCATTCAGCGACACTGCTATTGCGTATCTGACCAGATTCTGCAGAAAGCTTAAAGTTTTGAATCTCTGCGGATGTGTCAATGCTGTATCTGACTATGCTTTGGAG GCTATTGGGAATAACTGCAATCAGATGCAGTCACTAAATTTGGGATGGTGTGAGAATATCAGTGATGAAGGGGTAATGAGTTTAGCGTATGGCTGCCCAgatctcaggacccttgaccttTGTGGATGTGTTCTAATTACAG ATGAGAGTGTGGTAGCTCTAGCAGACTGGTGTGTCCACTTGAGGTCACTGGGGTTATACTACTGCAGAAACATAACTGACAGGGCGATGTACTCACTTGCTCAAAGTGGGGTAAAGAACAAACCGGGTTCATGGAAATCGGTTAAGAAAGGCAAATACGATGAGGAAGGATTGAGAAGTCTCAACATTAGCCAATGCACTGCCCTTACACCTTCAGCGGTTCAAGCTGTTTGCGATACCTTCCCTGCTCTTCACAcatgttctggaaggcattcaCTTGTCATGAGCGGTTGTCTGAACTTGACATCTGTGCACTGTGCTTGTATCCTTCAGGCTCATCGCGCACACAACCCGGTTCCTCATCCGGCTCACTAA
- the LOC109125245 gene encoding uncharacterized protein LOC109125245 — MNESITDMGKNLMGRINALEGKFECYVEKRMGVLDEKFSDRIKTVEVDLKGMKETKATNVPIDSTSNNNEEDEAHSHQPSWMVEMKETSKDEFPFPRVVKKVYTVSNKKKKSETEISADLPLCEQNYFTQDHQKNFVGDVLKKLGRKNACPAAVKVEKEKGKRPAADGDELEDITDKVVALDTKMASSSEDTWDDPEQQLISKRLDATLT, encoded by the exons atgaatgagtCAATTACCGACATGGGGAAGAATTTAATGGGTAGGATAAATGCATTAGAAGGTAAATTCGAATGTTATGTGGAGAAGAGAATGGGTGTGTTAGATGAGAAGTTTAGTGATAGGATTAAAACGGTGGAGGTAGATTTGAAaggaatgaaagaaacaaaagccacTAATGTACCAATTGATTCGACTTCAAACAACAATGAAGAGGATGAGGCTCATAGTCATCAACCA TCTTGGATGGTAGAGATGAAAGAGACATCGAAAGATGAATTTCCATTCCCTCGAGTGGTGAAGAAGGTTTACACTGTgagtaataaaaagaagaagtcagAAACAGAAATATCTGCTGATCTTCCTCTATGTGAGCAGAATTATTTTACTCAAGATCATCAGAAAAACTTTGTGGGTGATGTTTTAAAGAAACTTGGTCGCAAGAATGCATGTCCAGCTGCCGTAAAGGTTGAAAAGGAGAAGGGAAAGAGGCCAGCTGCTGATGGTGATGAACTTGAAGATATTACTGACAAAGTTGTTGCTCTTGATACAAAAATGGCTTCTAGTTCAGAAGATACATGGGATGACCCTGAACAACAGTTGATTAGTAAAAGGCTTGATGCAACATTGACATGA
- the LOC104778808 gene encoding uncharacterized protein LOC104778808: protein MPTSLTRGVEKILQSGVEYAKLLTVQDIDANQVQVTSGSSLHVVNLKYRRCTCRRFDLEKLPCAHATAACEKRKISRIRMCHPYFRRSYLCDSYATAIMPRDFGTPVPEQVASKVALPPIPKNKPRRPNNSRMKSTLEIAMKRKKPRKQYTCGNCNQVGHNRKTCNN from the exons ATGCCTACATCTCTAACTCGTGGTGTAGAGAAAATTCTACAG AGTGGTGTAGAGTATGCTAAGCTACTTACTGTGCAAGATATAGATGCTAATCAAGTACAAGTTACAAGTGGATCATCTCTCCACGttgtaaatttgaaatatagaAGGTGTACATGTCGCAGGTTTGACTTGGAGAAGTTGCCTTGTGCACATGCGACTGCGGCTtgtgaaaaaaggaaaatatctcGAATAAGAATGTGTCATCCTTATTTCCGTAGAAGCTACTTGTGTGATTCCTATGCAACTGCCATCATGCCAAGAGATTTTGGTACACCAGTTCCTGAACAAGTTGCAAGCAAGGTTGCTTTACCACCGATACCTAAAAACAAACCTCGAAGGCCAAATAATTCAAGAATGAAGTCTACTTTGGAGATTGCAATGAAAAGGAAAAAGCCAAGAAAACAATACACTTGTGGTAATTGCAATCAAGTAGGACATAATCGAAAGACATGTAATAACTAG
- the LOC104776264 gene encoding carboxyvinyl-carboxyphosphonate phosphorylmutase, chloroplastic-like — MSMLMAAKSASLCCSNPSISAKTERNPRAVRSAAYPTVRMQSRVHRLIEEQGAVLVPGVYDALSAAIVQQTGFSAALISGYALSAVTLGKPDFGLITPPEMAATARAVCAAAPKIPIFADGDTGGGNALNVQRTIKDLIAAGAAGCFLEDQAWPKKCGHMRGKEVIPAEEHAAKIASARDAIGDSDFFLIARTDARALSAKTGLSDAIARVNLYMEAGADASFVEAPRDDDELKEIGKRTKGYRVCNMLEGGRTPLHTPDELKEMGFHLIAHPLTSLYASTRALVDVLKILKEKGTTKDHLEKMITFEEFNRLVDLDSWYELENKYSNLRNALGETKS, encoded by the exons ATGTCAATGTTAATGGCGGCCAAATCCGCTTCACTCTGCTGCTCAAACCCTTCGATTTCAGCTAAAACCGAGCGAAACCCTCGCGCAGTCCGATCGGCTGCTTATCCGACGGTGAGAATGCAGTCACGTGTTCACCGTTTGATTGAAGAGCAAGGCGCCGTGCTTGTTCCTGGAGTCTACGACGCTTTATCGGCGGCTATCGTGCAGCAGACCGGATTCTCAGCCGCGTTGATCTCCGGTTACGCTCTCTCCGCCGTGACTTTGGGAAAACCCGATTTCGGTTTGATAAC ACCGCCGGAGATGGCAGCAACGGCGAGAGCAGTGTGTGCTGCTGCTCCAAAGATTCCAATCTTTGCGGATGGAG ATACTGGTGGAGGAAATGCTCTCAATGTTCAAAGAACCATAAAGGACTTAATCGCAGCTGGTGCTGCTGGTTGCTTCCTTGAG GACCAGGCATGGCCAAAGAAGTGTG GACATATGCGTGGCAAGGAG GTCATACCTGCCGAGGAGCACGCTGCTAAAATAGCATCAGCAAGAGACGCTATTGGAGATTCTGACTTTTTCCTCATTGCAAGGACTGATGCGCGTGCCCTTTCAGCTAAAACAGGACTTTCAGATGCCATTGCCCGTGTTAATCTCTACATGGAG GCTGGAGCTGATGCTTCCTTTGTTGAGGCACCAAGGGATGATGATGAGCTTAAGGAAATTGGAAAGCGCACAAAAGGTTACAGAGTGTGTAACATGCTTGAAGGTGGACGCACGCCATTGCATACGCCTGATGAGCTTAAAGAAATGGGCTTTCATCTGATTGCTCACCCGCTTACCTCGCTCTATGCGTCGACTCGAGCTCTTGTTGATGTTCTCAAGATTCTCAAGGAAAAGGGAACCACCAAAGATCACTTAGAAAAGATGATTACTTTCGAGGAGTTTAACCGCTTGGTGGACTTGGATTCATGGTATGAGCTCGAAAACAAGTACTCAAACCTCAGGAACGCTCTTGGCGAAACAAAGTCATGA
- the LOC104778809 gene encoding probable indole-3-pyruvate monooxygenase YUCCA11 encodes MVKEEIKILVLIIGAGPAGLATSACLNRLYIPNIVVEREDCSASLWKTRSYDRLSLHLAKQFCQLPHMPFPSNTPTFVSKLGFISYLDEYVTRFNVNPRYNRNVKSAHYKDGRWIVEVDNETEMSREVYLANYVVAATGENGEGVIPEIPGLVERFKGEYLHSSEYKNGDKFAGKDVLVVGCGNSGMEIAYELSKCSAKISIVVRSPVHVLTRCIVRIGMSLLSFFPVKLVDRLCLLLAEVRFGNTSRYGLVRPKNGPFMNKLITGRSPTIDVGCVEEIKSGKVQVVPSIKRIEGKRVEFVDGKTKHIDSIVFATGYKSSVSKWLQVDDGDLFNENGMPKREFPCHWKGKNGLYSVGFGRQGLAGISRDAQNIARDIASLVCWRNKNKMS; translated from the exons atggtgaaagaagaaatcaagattCTGGTTCTCATAATCGGTGCAGGACCAGCCGGTTTAGCCACATCAGCTTGTCTAAACCGGTTGTACATACCGAACATAGTGGTCGAAAGAGAAGATTGCAGTGCCTCTCTCTGGAAAACAAGGTCTTACGATCGTCTCAGTCTCCATCTCGCAAAGCAATTCTGTCAACTCCCTCACATGCCATTCCCCTCAAACACTCCTACATTCGTCTCTAAGCTAGGTTTCATCAGTTACCTTGACGAATACGTCACACGTTTCAACGTAAACCCTAGGTATAACCGCAACGTGAAATCCGCGCACTATAAAGATGGTCGTTGGATCGTTGAGGTGGATAATGAAACAGAGATGTCGAGAGAAGTTTACTTGGCGAACTATGTGGTTGCTGCGACGGGAGAGAACGGCGAAGGTGTGATCCCGGAGATTCCGGGGCTTgtagagaggtttaaaggaGAGTACTTGCATTCAAGTGAATACAAGAACGGTGATAAGTTCGCCGGAAAAGATGTTTTAGTCGTCGGATGTGGGAATTCCGGTATGGAGATTGCTTATGAACTGTCTAAGTGCAGCGCTAAGATCTCCATCGTTGTTCGTAGCCCC GTGCACGTGTTAACGAGATGTATCGTACGGATAGGAATGTCGTTGCTCAGTTTTTTCCCGGTAAAATTAGTTGACCGTTTGTGTCTCTTACTCGCGGAGGTGAGGTTTGGTAATACTTCGAGATATGGGCTTGTGAGACCCAAGAACGGCCCGTTTATGAACAAGCTTATCACCGGTCGGTCACCTACCATCGACGTCGGCTGCGTcgaagagattaagtccggcaAGGTTCAGGTTGTGCCGTCTATTAAGCGTATAGAAGGGAAGAGAGTGGAGTTTGTAGATGGAAAGACCAAACACATAGACTCTATTGTGTTTGCAACTGGTTACAAAAGCAGCGTTTCAAAATGGCTTCAG GTTGATGATGGAGATCTGTTCAACGAGAATGGGATGCCAAAACGCGAGTTCCCGTGTCACTGGAAGGGGAAGAATGGGTTGTACAGTGTTGGGTTTGGGAGACAAGGCTTGGCTGGTATTTCAAGAGATGCTCAGAACATTGCTAGAGACATTGCTTCTCTGGTTTGTTggagaaacaagaacaagatgTCCTAA
- the LOC104776261 gene encoding uncharacterized protein LOC104776261, which produces MTPRLDWPSFDNGWLKDFHMGAAMTMFRNRFIRDPSQYPNPRIAFLDQDMLSSLLKDYNQFALSRRNFLFRAMYLEHFNGTAPVDSQTNKKWHIHVDHLYACFFVNQNHWVALDIDLPAKTIYVYVSIPSLVKDSDLVKECIALRRMIPAL; this is translated from the exons ATGACACCAAGATTGGACTGGCCTAGTTTTGATAATGGATGGTTGAAAGACTtt CACATGGGCGCTGCCATGACTATGTTCCGCAACAGGTTCATTCGTGATCCTTCTCAGTACCCTAACCCTCGCATAGCCTTCTTGGATCAAGATATGCTTTCATCACTATTGAAAGATTACAACCAGTTTGCACTTTCTCGAAGAAATTTCTTGTTCAGAGCCATGTACTTGGAACACTTCAACGGTACAGCTCCTGTTGACTCGCAGACAAACAAGAAGTGGCACATTCATGTGGATCATTTATACGCTTgcttttttgtcaaccaaaatCATTGGGTGGCTCTGGATATTGACTTGCCAGCTAAAACCATATACGTGTATGTTAGCATTCCATCCTTGGTGAAAGATTCTGATTTGGTGAAAGAATGCATTGCACTTAGGCGAATGATCCCTGCATTGTGA